DNA from Candidatus Cybelea sp.:
CGTGACCGACCTTCTCAAAATGCTGAGCGAGGTGGTTTAACGCCGGCGGCGGCGAAGGCCTGAAAATGGCACGCGTAACGGGTATCGGCGGCATCTTCATTCGCGTTCGCGATCCGGAGGCGATGAAACGCTGGTATGCAGAGCACCTCGGGATCGTCGATCAGCCCGGTGTCGGCGCGATGTTTCGCTGGTCCGCGGATCCCGATCCCGATGCAGTAACTATATGGAGCCTCTTCGGTGCGGACGACGATTACTGGGACCGAGCGCAGCCGGTGATGATCAACTTCCGGGTCGAGGGCCTCGACGAGCTGCTCGCCAAGCTGCGCGCGGAGGGCGTTACGGTTTTAGAAAAGACCGATAATCACGATTACGGCCGCTTCGGATGGGTCGTGGATCCGGAAGGCAATCGTCTCGAACTATGGGAGCCTCCCGCGGCCCCGTAACGCGTTATGGCCTCGGCTCGAAGTCTGCGTGGAAGACGTAGCCGCCCTGGACC
Protein-coding regions in this window:
- a CDS encoding VOC family protein, which codes for MARVTGIGGIFIRVRDPEAMKRWYAEHLGIVDQPGVGAMFRWSADPDPDAVTIWSLFGADDDYWDRAQPVMINFRVEGLDELLAKLRAEGVTVLEKTDNHDYGRFGWVVDPEGNRLELWEPPAAP